A single window of Rubripirellula lacrimiformis DNA harbors:
- a CDS encoding 3-keto-disaccharide hydrolase, producing the protein MNRPNACLIATLIPWVCACCVFPAKADQPGKTTPDGTTVRAAVATDAGGPAANVSGNNVSGNKVPGSKVPGNKVAGNKVAETPTWTDPMVAARESAAFGFLGEYIKDRQAIQVVPCEGRYYLSIYQGGLPGAGWDRGRIQHEWVQADSIADRLAGLTKVDRSGSLTFPTPPENAVVLFDGKNMDHWAHGKILNGLLQAGAKTKDQFQDFQLHFETMVPFKPELPLAHPGRGNSGVFAVGAYEVQVCDTFGIDFAPDRWKIDNVQKHPDTWCGSIYGIRAADVNMCLPPLAWQTFDVDFTAARFQDGEKISDARMTVHQNGILIHDDIPLPEGTGGGPSGPRDEVPRGAIYVQNHHNPTQYRNIWIVPRD; encoded by the coding sequence ATGAACCGACCGAATGCTTGCTTGATTGCCACGCTGATACCTTGGGTCTGCGCATGCTGCGTTTTCCCGGCGAAGGCTGACCAGCCGGGGAAGACCACCCCGGATGGAACGACAGTCCGGGCGGCCGTTGCAACCGACGCTGGCGGACCGGCTGCCAACGTTTCCGGGAACAACGTTTCCGGGAACAAGGTCCCCGGAAGCAAGGTGCCCGGAAACAAGGTGGCCGGAAACAAGGTGGCGGAAACTCCCACTTGGACGGACCCGATGGTTGCGGCCCGAGAATCGGCTGCGTTCGGATTCTTGGGGGAATACATCAAGGATCGTCAGGCCATTCAGGTGGTTCCCTGCGAAGGTCGGTACTATCTGTCCATCTATCAGGGCGGACTACCTGGGGCAGGATGGGATCGTGGCCGGATCCAGCATGAATGGGTTCAGGCAGATTCAATCGCAGATCGGTTAGCAGGTTTGACGAAGGTGGACCGATCGGGATCGCTGACGTTCCCCACGCCACCGGAAAACGCAGTCGTCTTATTCGATGGCAAGAACATGGATCACTGGGCCCATGGGAAGATCCTGAACGGGTTGCTGCAAGCCGGTGCCAAAACCAAAGATCAGTTCCAGGATTTCCAACTGCACTTCGAAACGATGGTTCCCTTCAAACCGGAACTTCCGTTGGCTCACCCCGGGCGAGGGAACAGCGGCGTCTTTGCCGTCGGTGCCTACGAAGTCCAGGTCTGCGACACCTTTGGAATTGATTTCGCCCCGGATCGTTGGAAGATCGACAATGTCCAGAAGCACCCGGACACGTGGTGCGGATCGATCTATGGGATTCGTGCGGCAGACGTCAACATGTGCTTGCCGCCGTTGGCCTGGCAGACGTTCGATGTCGACTTCACGGCCGCTCGATTCCAAGATGGCGAAAAGATCTCGGACGCCCGCATGACCGTGCACCAGAATGGAATTCTGATCCACGATGACATTCCATTGCCTGAGGGAACCGGCGGCGGCCCCTCGGGTCCACGCGACGAAGTGCCTCGCGGAGCCATCTACGTTCAAAACCACCACAATCCAACCCAATATCGCAATATCTGGATCGTACCGCGGGACTAG
- a CDS encoding serine/threonine protein kinase has protein sequence MNPLNRFSRSRNSHVQPDAHMTWASRSISMTVTRTGLYLKKQLWIWPIVAVVMLSTIGYFMGSAIESTIKGNVSSGMQTLVDLEAEMLTKWFSVQESAAEALANDASVRRTVYQLFQQDDSLSTSPSTTDPHLELAAELGPAMSAHEFDSYLLVDKTKRVVSATHTALIGEQGIAEYESFIDRALAGEAFVSPPFPSVVMMKGIDGRSRMGVPTMYVCAPVRDPSFQVVGVLALQIRPEREFIPILQLGRIGASGETYAFNEDGIMISNSRFDEDLILLGLLPDQPHSHSILQMSVRDPGDDMTRGFRPNRRRSQLPLTTMAADAIAGNSNLNVDGYRDYRGVTVIGAWRWLPKYKIGVAIEVVADQAFRPIVILQRTFLTIFILLLLCAIVIFVFTLIVARLQRQSREAVIEAQQLGQYTLDQKLGEGAMGVVYKGHHSMLRRPTAIKLLHADKVNDTSIARFEREVQITCQLNHANTIAIYDYGRTPEGVFYYAMEYLDGIDLQDLVDKYGTQSEARVIHILLQMCGSLFEAHSQGLVHRDIKPANVMLNRRGCEPDVVKVLDFGLVKAVDRTEGSPASDGNSMSGTPLYMSPESIQAPMTVDARSDIYAVGAVGYFLLTGKPVFEASNLVDLCQKHIEESPVPPTKRTNVHVSSQLEDAIMGCLEKSRAKRPQTARDLGILISKCAAASQWTIEDADRWWGRHERGSQTKVSTAPTSTPSSTASAAMDATMDQSIQDPDAEDTGR, from the coding sequence ATGAATCCACTGAACCGGTTTAGCCGATCCCGCAACTCCCATGTGCAGCCCGATGCCCACATGACGTGGGCTTCGCGAAGCATTTCCATGACGGTTACCCGAACCGGACTGTACCTGAAAAAGCAGCTCTGGATCTGGCCGATCGTTGCGGTCGTGATGTTGTCGACCATCGGCTATTTCATGGGCAGTGCGATCGAATCGACGATCAAAGGTAACGTCAGCTCGGGAATGCAGACGCTGGTCGATCTGGAAGCCGAAATGTTGACCAAGTGGTTCAGCGTTCAGGAATCCGCCGCCGAAGCTCTGGCCAACGACGCGTCGGTGCGCCGAACGGTGTACCAACTGTTCCAGCAGGACGACAGTCTTTCGACATCGCCATCGACGACCGACCCCCACCTGGAATTAGCGGCCGAGCTGGGCCCTGCGATGTCGGCCCACGAATTCGACAGCTATCTTTTGGTGGACAAAACCAAACGAGTCGTTTCGGCAACCCACACCGCGTTGATCGGTGAACAGGGGATCGCCGAATACGAATCCTTTATCGATCGGGCGCTCGCCGGCGAAGCATTCGTCTCACCCCCGTTTCCCAGTGTCGTGATGATGAAGGGCATCGACGGACGATCTCGTATGGGCGTCCCCACCATGTATGTGTGCGCCCCCGTTCGTGACCCGTCGTTCCAAGTGGTCGGCGTGCTTGCGCTGCAGATCCGTCCCGAACGAGAATTCATCCCGATCCTTCAACTTGGTCGAATCGGTGCGTCGGGCGAAACCTATGCCTTCAACGAAGACGGCATCATGATCAGCAACAGTCGCTTTGACGAAGACCTCATCTTGCTGGGACTATTGCCGGACCAACCCCATTCGCATTCGATCCTGCAGATGTCGGTACGCGACCCGGGCGACGACATGACGCGCGGATTTCGCCCCAACCGCCGCCGGTCTCAATTGCCGCTGACGACCATGGCTGCCGATGCGATCGCAGGGAATTCGAACCTGAACGTGGACGGCTATCGGGACTACCGCGGCGTGACCGTGATCGGCGCCTGGCGGTGGCTGCCAAAGTACAAGATTGGCGTCGCAATTGAAGTCGTTGCGGATCAGGCGTTTCGTCCGATTGTGATCTTGCAACGAACGTTCCTAACGATCTTCATTCTGTTGTTGTTATGTGCCATCGTGATCTTTGTGTTCACGCTGATCGTCGCCCGACTGCAACGCCAATCTCGCGAAGCGGTGATCGAAGCCCAACAGTTGGGACAATACACGCTGGATCAAAAGCTAGGCGAAGGTGCGATGGGGGTCGTGTACAAAGGCCATCATTCGATGCTGCGACGTCCCACTGCGATTAAACTGTTGCATGCCGACAAGGTGAACGACACTTCCATCGCTCGTTTCGAACGCGAGGTGCAGATTACCTGTCAATTGAACCACGCCAATACGATCGCGATCTACGATTACGGTCGCACGCCGGAGGGAGTGTTCTACTATGCCATGGAATACTTGGATGGCATCGACCTGCAGGACCTGGTCGACAAGTACGGAACTCAGTCCGAGGCTAGAGTGATCCATATTCTGTTGCAGATGTGTGGATCCCTGTTCGAAGCTCATTCACAAGGACTTGTGCATCGCGACATCAAACCAGCCAATGTGATGCTCAATCGCCGCGGATGTGAACCGGACGTCGTGAAGGTGCTGGACTTTGGGTTGGTCAAAGCGGTCGATCGCACCGAAGGATCGCCCGCGTCCGATGGAAACTCGATGTCGGGCACGCCCCTGTACATGTCGCCTGAATCCATCCAGGCCCCCATGACCGTTGACGCTCGCAGCGACATCTATGCGGTTGGCGCGGTCGGCTATTTCCTGCTGACGGGCAAACCCGTCTTCGAGGCGTCCAACTTGGTCGACCTGTGCCAAAAACACATCGAGGAATCGCCCGTCCCGCCGACCAAACGAACCAATGTCCACGTGTCTAGCCAGCTAGAAGACGCAATCATGGGATGTCTGGAAAAGTCACGTGCCAAGCGGCCGCAAACAGCACGCGATCTCGGAATCCTGATCTCGAAATGTGCGGCGGCTAGCCAATGGACGATCGAGGATGCGGACCGATGGTGGGGGCGACACGAACGTGGATCACAGACCAAGGTTTCGACCGCGCCAACATCCACCCCGTCGTCAACAGCATCGGCTGCGATGGATGCCACGATGGACCAGTCCATCCAGGATCCCGATGCTGAAGATACCGGTCGATAA
- a CDS encoding porin family protein, translating into MSLLSAVAAHADQPGMDPSQPWATESRTNEPATRGTEFPRQWSDLTALESGLPESLGLNWLDSGSSIGETPRTAPVQLASYDSDSLDLLATETLNDATFGASSANDLQSNPSLSSSQVVPIRVGYDGGFVIASQDDLDLGTEHYPYRLKLNGWGQLRQTVFAGNDSQDDLNQIQLKRARIILSGNAISSDLSYYVQLDGRSNASDSIRILDYYFQFDLAHRLWDCDRGTLGIRTGLYKMPFSLARQLSGKHLQFSDRSMSSTYFDVNRSLALGFYGATNSLPLPIHWELALFNGLVTGGAETGSSGQLDNNNAFSGRLHFHPTGQWGPGQLADLTGHRQLATRVGAGFATTTIDRSGTTEFSSIRTVDSGHQLSNLLPFAVKSYDVSIFSLDTSMKYRGFSATGEYYFRNITGFQGDYVPNLFDHGFWLQSGMFVVPHKMELMARWSRVNGNSGTLGVTDQSSDEFAGGWAWYFDQDHAKVTMDATYLNGATVNSAVLDINPGDKGWLVRTQLQISF; encoded by the coding sequence ATGTCCCTGCTCTCTGCCGTTGCTGCCCACGCTGACCAGCCCGGGATGGATCCGTCCCAGCCGTGGGCAACGGAATCCAGGACCAACGAACCCGCGACACGCGGGACCGAATTTCCGAGGCAATGGTCCGATTTGACCGCGCTGGAATCTGGCCTGCCGGAATCGCTCGGCTTAAACTGGCTGGACTCCGGATCGTCCATTGGCGAGACGCCCCGGACCGCTCCCGTTCAACTTGCCTCTTATGATTCCGATTCACTGGATCTGCTGGCAACCGAAACTCTGAACGATGCGACTTTCGGTGCAAGTTCGGCGAACGACCTGCAATCCAATCCTTCACTTTCGTCGTCCCAAGTGGTTCCGATTCGCGTTGGCTACGATGGGGGTTTTGTCATCGCTAGCCAAGATGATCTGGATCTGGGAACCGAGCACTATCCTTATCGTTTGAAGCTGAACGGTTGGGGACAGCTACGGCAAACGGTGTTCGCGGGCAACGACTCGCAAGACGATTTGAACCAGATTCAGCTTAAACGTGCTCGAATCATTCTGTCAGGCAATGCGATCAGCTCGGACCTGTCCTACTACGTTCAACTGGATGGGCGAAGCAACGCCAGCGATTCGATCCGAATCTTAGACTACTACTTTCAGTTCGACCTTGCTCATCGTCTTTGGGATTGCGACCGCGGAACGCTTGGCATTCGCACTGGGCTGTACAAGATGCCTTTCTCGCTTGCTAGGCAGCTTAGCGGCAAGCATCTTCAGTTTTCAGACCGATCCATGTCCAGCACCTACTTTGACGTCAATCGCAGTCTGGCGTTGGGCTTCTATGGCGCGACCAATAGTTTGCCGCTTCCGATTCATTGGGAACTGGCATTGTTCAACGGCTTGGTGACCGGTGGTGCAGAAACCGGCAGCAGCGGTCAACTGGACAACAACAACGCATTTTCGGGACGTCTGCATTTCCACCCGACGGGCCAGTGGGGGCCGGGACAGCTTGCGGACTTAACCGGGCACCGGCAACTTGCGACGCGTGTCGGGGCAGGCTTTGCGACCACCACGATTGACCGCAGTGGCACCACCGAATTCAGTTCGATCCGAACAGTCGACTCGGGGCACCAACTTTCCAATTTGCTGCCGTTCGCCGTGAAAAGCTACGACGTATCGATTTTTTCGTTGGACACATCGATGAAGTATCGAGGTTTCTCGGCGACGGGCGAATACTACTTCCGCAACATCACTGGGTTCCAGGGCGATTACGTTCCCAATCTGTTCGACCACGGGTTCTGGCTGCAATCCGGCATGTTCGTGGTTCCCCACAAGATGGAACTGATGGCTCGCTGGTCCCGCGTCAACGGAAACTCGGGAACACTGGGCGTGACCGATCAGAGTTCCGACGAATTTGCAGGAGGTTGGGCTTGGTACTTTGACCAAGATCACGCCAAGGTAACGATGGACGCGACGTATCTGAACGGAGCGACGGTCAACTCGGCCGTGTTGGACATCAACCCAGGCGACAAGGGTTGGCTTGTCCGAACTCAACTGCAGATCAGTTTCTAA
- a CDS encoding sulfatase family protein — translation MHLFKVTLPFLFVAVLSGVAFAQTDAKRPNVLWITIEDWSPDLSCYGTKGIETPHVDKLASEGIRFERAFTTSPVCSTSRSAMMTGFHQNYIGAHQHRTDDKKPLPYGIRPIPHLFADAGYFTCLMSWKTDCNFLPDSKEELFMGGDWNQRDPDQPFFARITFGGTHRAWNRDPVRPIDGDDVELPPYYPDTPFIRRDWANGLEQMQLVDREVGELLKRLDDEGLSENTIVFFIGDHGRCHIRGKQFLYDEGTRIPMILRWPGKVQPKQVNHDLVMSIDICATILDAAGIQPPVPLHGKNLFSDDVGQRKYVFAARDKMDDTHDAMRSIRSQEYKLIQNLMPERAYCQFSFYKEASYPPLAELNVLNLEGKLTPAQAAFMSATKPEIEMFDLRTDPHEIHNVADDPKYADAKAELIAELDRWRNDVINDQGVSDEFRGIGIFPDSCPTPTVGQWVQQNTDKYDFAKYGAPGWYPTRTLEQWKQIREQWEPYVFRGPNEKVARPVIPFTKKPKRK, via the coding sequence ATGCATCTTTTTAAAGTCACGCTTCCCTTTCTGTTCGTCGCGGTGCTTTCAGGCGTCGCATTTGCCCAGACCGATGCGAAGCGTCCGAATGTCCTGTGGATCACGATCGAAGACTGGAGCCCCGATCTGTCGTGCTACGGCACCAAAGGAATCGAAACGCCGCATGTCGACAAACTGGCATCCGAAGGCATTCGATTCGAGCGGGCCTTCACGACATCGCCGGTTTGTTCGACTTCGCGATCGGCGATGATGACCGGTTTCCACCAGAACTACATCGGTGCACACCAGCATCGCACCGACGACAAGAAACCGTTGCCGTACGGGATCCGCCCGATTCCGCACCTGTTTGCCGACGCCGGCTATTTCACGTGCCTGATGAGTTGGAAGACCGACTGCAATTTCTTGCCAGATTCCAAAGAGGAACTGTTCATGGGCGGCGACTGGAATCAGCGTGACCCAGACCAGCCGTTCTTTGCACGTATCACCTTCGGTGGAACTCACCGCGCCTGGAATCGCGATCCGGTTCGGCCGATCGACGGGGACGACGTCGAACTGCCGCCGTATTACCCCGACACCCCATTCATCCGCCGCGACTGGGCCAACGGATTGGAACAGATGCAGTTGGTGGATCGCGAGGTCGGCGAATTGCTGAAACGATTGGACGACGAAGGACTTTCAGAGAACACCATCGTATTTTTCATTGGCGATCATGGTCGCTGCCACATTCGCGGCAAACAATTCCTGTACGACGAAGGAACTCGCATTCCGATGATCCTGCGTTGGCCCGGAAAGGTCCAGCCGAAACAAGTCAATCACGACCTGGTGATGTCGATCGACATCTGTGCCACCATTTTGGACGCCGCGGGGATTCAACCGCCGGTTCCACTGCACGGCAAGAATCTGTTCAGCGACGATGTCGGGCAACGCAAATATGTGTTCGCCGCTCGCGACAAAATGGACGACACGCACGACGCGATGCGTTCGATTCGCAGCCAGGAATACAAGTTGATCCAGAACCTGATGCCCGAGCGAGCTTATTGTCAGTTCAGTTTCTATAAAGAGGCGTCCTATCCGCCGCTGGCCGAGCTGAATGTGCTGAACCTGGAAGGCAAACTGACACCCGCCCAAGCGGCGTTCATGTCGGCGACCAAGCCAGAGATCGAGATGTTCGATCTGCGCACCGACCCCCACGAGATCCATAACGTGGCGGATGATCCTAAGTACGCCGATGCCAAAGCCGAATTGATCGCAGAACTAGATCGTTGGCGCAATGATGTGATCAATGACCAAGGTGTTTCGGACGAATTTCGCGGAATCGGTATCTTCCCGGATTCCTGCCCCACACCGACCGTTGGCCAGTGGGTTCAGCAAAATACCGACAAGTATGACTTTGCCAAGTACGGGGCACCGGGTTGGTACCCAACCCGCACCTTGGAACAGTGGAAACAGATCCGCGAACAGTGGGAACCCTATGTTTTCCGCGGACCAAATGAAAAGGTGGCACGCCCGGTGATCCCGTTCACGAAAAAGCCAAAGCGAAAATAG